In one Neobacillus sp. WH10 genomic region, the following are encoded:
- a CDS encoding redox-sensing transcriptional repressor Rex, producing MSNETMKIPQATAKRLPLYYRFLKNLHTSGKQRVSSAELSEAVKVDSATIRRDFSYFGALGKKGYGYNVNYLLSFFRKTLDQDELTNVALIGVGNLGTAFLNYNFLKNNNTKIACAFDVDPAKMGTKIREVPIYHMDELEKVLIEEQISVVILTVPASVAQMITDRVVNSNVKGILNFTPARLNVPLSIRVHHIDLAVELQSLVYFLKHYPTVEIEE from the coding sequence ATGAGTAATGAAACGATGAAGATACCACAGGCGACAGCTAAACGGCTGCCCCTCTATTATCGGTTTTTAAAAAACCTGCATACTTCCGGCAAACAAAGGGTCTCATCAGCAGAATTAAGTGAAGCAGTAAAGGTAGACTCGGCAACGATTCGCCGCGATTTTTCCTATTTCGGTGCATTAGGGAAAAAGGGCTATGGATATAATGTTAATTACTTATTATCCTTTTTCCGTAAAACACTTGATCAGGATGAATTAACAAATGTTGCATTAATTGGGGTCGGAAATCTTGGTACTGCTTTTTTAAACTATAATTTTTTAAAAAATAATAACACAAAAATAGCTTGTGCTTTCGATGTAGATCCAGCAAAAATGGGAACCAAGATTCGCGAGGTTCCGATTTATCACATGGATGAATTGGAGAAGGTATTAATTGAGGAACAAATATCGGTTGTAATTCTAACGGTTCCGGCTTCTGTCGCTCAAATGATCACGGACCGGGTCGTGAATTCCAATGTAAAGGGGATCTTAAATTTTACCCCGGCACGGTTAAATGTTCCTTTATCGATTAGGGTTCATCACATTGACCTGGCAGTAGAGCTGCAATCATTGGTCTACTTTTTAAAGCATTATCCTACAGTGGAAATAGAAGAATAA
- the rimI gene encoding ribosomal protein S18-alanine N-acetyltransferase — protein MVDSFVFRYMRDEDIDQVLEVEHASFTTPWSKEAFYNEIHKNKFAVYIVLEEDNKIIGYSGTWVVMDEAHVTNVAILPGYRGKKLGEALMNKLMSVSREMGARTMTLEVRVTNDVAQSLYRKLGFQNGGIRKNYYSDNQEDALIMWVNL, from the coding sequence ATGGTAGATTCTTTTGTTTTTCGTTATATGAGGGATGAGGATATTGACCAAGTTTTAGAAGTGGAGCATGCTTCATTTACAACACCATGGAGCAAGGAAGCATTTTATAATGAAATACACAAAAACAAATTTGCTGTCTATATTGTTCTTGAGGAAGACAATAAAATCATCGGATATAGTGGGACATGGGTTGTGATGGATGAGGCCCACGTAACAAATGTGGCCATTTTACCTGGGTATAGAGGTAAAAAGCTGGGAGAGGCATTAATGAATAAATTAATGTCAGTGTCGAGGGAGATGGGAGCAAGAACCATGACCCTTGAAGTGAGGGTAACAAATGATGTAGCACAGTCCCTTTACCGTAAGCTAGGATTCCAAAACGGCGGAATCCGGAAAAATTATTATTCCGATAATCAGGAAGATGCACTAATAATGTGGGTGAACTTATGA
- a CDS encoding ABC-F family ATP-binding cassette domain-containing protein, translating to MILLQVNQLQKYYGADLILSNIKLELQTRDRVALVGRNGAGKSTLLRIIAGQLSHDGGEIIKPKEVTIGYLAQNTGLESNLSIWDEMLTVFEPLRSMEKSLRKLEEQMSDPRLFEDAVKYERIIKEYDQLQVTFKEQGGYQYEAEIRSVLHGLNFLDSSLMISSLSGGQKTRLALGKLLLTRPDILILDEPTNHLDIDTLSWLEQYLQGYDGAILIVSHDRYFLDKVVTQVYEVSRKQIGRFMGNYSSYLDQKAANYERDMKLYEKQQQEVANLQDFIQKNLARASTTKRAQSRRKKLERMEIMDRPLGDEKSATFSFEIEKQSGNDVLTVDSLAVGYNGEKVSEAISFRAYKGESIALVGPNGIGKSTLLKTIIKKLPALAGTCLYGTNLSIGYYDQEQAELTSNKRVLNELWDDYPLKSEKEIRTVLGNFLFSGDDVLKIVSTLSGGEKARLALAKLMLEKANVLILDEPTNHLDLDSKEVLENALIDYPGTILFVSHDRYFINRIATKVLELSRHGSAEYLGDYDYYLEKKLEQEELAALALAASVKRASETEGQEKNNYQQDKESKKLERQRKRKLEEMELRIEELEEQIQEYEQQLCEPEIFQDHEKVLEININSEKAKAELEQLMEEWAELAE from the coding sequence ATGATTTTGTTGCAGGTAAATCAACTACAAAAATATTATGGTGCTGACCTTATTTTATCGAATATAAAGCTAGAATTACAAACGAGGGACCGTGTTGCCCTTGTCGGCCGTAACGGTGCAGGAAAATCGACGTTATTGAGAATTATTGCCGGCCAATTGTCACATGATGGCGGTGAAATCATCAAGCCAAAAGAAGTGACCATCGGCTATTTAGCCCAAAATACCGGCCTTGAGTCCAATTTATCGATTTGGGATGAAATGCTAACCGTTTTCGAACCGCTTCGTTCGATGGAAAAATCACTGCGCAAGCTTGAGGAGCAAATGTCCGATCCTCGACTTTTCGAAGACGCTGTAAAATACGAGAGAATTATAAAAGAATATGATCAGCTCCAAGTGACATTTAAGGAACAGGGAGGTTATCAATACGAAGCTGAGATTCGATCTGTCCTGCATGGTTTAAACTTTCTCGACAGTTCCCTCATGATTTCCAGTTTAAGCGGCGGTCAAAAAACCCGGCTCGCCTTAGGGAAGCTACTGTTAACGAGACCCGATATCTTAATTCTGGACGAGCCTACCAACCATCTCGATATCGATACCCTTTCATGGCTCGAACAATATTTGCAGGGCTATGATGGCGCTATTTTAATTGTTTCCCATGACCGTTATTTTTTAGACAAAGTTGTTACACAGGTCTATGAGGTTTCCCGAAAACAGATCGGGAGGTTTATGGGCAATTATAGTTCTTACCTTGATCAAAAAGCGGCCAATTATGAACGTGACATGAAGCTTTATGAAAAGCAGCAGCAGGAAGTCGCTAATCTGCAGGACTTTATCCAAAAAAATTTAGCGCGGGCTTCGACAACAAAACGAGCCCAAAGCCGCCGGAAAAAGCTTGAAAGAATGGAAATCATGGATCGGCCGCTTGGGGATGAAAAGTCTGCGACCTTCTCGTTTGAAATTGAAAAACAAAGTGGAAATGACGTTCTAACAGTAGACTCACTTGCGGTTGGCTACAACGGGGAAAAGGTTTCGGAGGCCATCTCATTTCGTGCCTATAAAGGTGAAAGTATTGCCCTTGTTGGTCCAAACGGAATCGGTAAATCTACACTGTTAAAAACGATTATTAAAAAACTTCCAGCACTTGCCGGTACTTGTCTTTATGGGACAAACCTTTCAATTGGTTATTATGACCAAGAACAAGCCGAATTAACCTCTAATAAGCGCGTCTTGAATGAACTCTGGGATGATTACCCGTTAAAAAGTGAAAAAGAAATTCGAACGGTTTTAGGTAACTTCCTTTTTTCCGGTGATGACGTTTTAAAAATTGTTTCTACCTTGAGCGGTGGAGAAAAGGCACGACTGGCTCTTGCTAAGCTTATGTTGGAGAAGGCAAATGTGCTGATATTGGACGAGCCCACAAACCACCTTGATCTCGATAGCAAAGAAGTTCTTGAGAATGCCCTTATTGATTACCCCGGGACAATTTTATTCGTTTCACACGACAGATATTTCATTAACCGTATCGCAACGAAGGTTTTGGAACTGAGCCGTCATGGCAGCGCAGAGTATCTTGGGGATTATGACTACTATCTAGAAAAGAAATTGGAACAGGAAGAACTAGCAGCACTAGCATTGGCAGCTTCTGTTAAAAGAGCTTCTGAAACGGAAGGTCAAGAGAAAAATAATTATCAACAGGATAAGGAAAGCAAAAAACTTGAGCGGCAGCGGAAAAGAAAGTTAGAAGAGATGGAGTTACGAATTGAAGAGCTCGAGGAACAAATTCAAGAATATGAGCAGCAATTATGTGAACCGGAAATTTTTCAGGATCATGAAAAGGTACTCGAAATTAACATAAACAGTGAAAAAGCTAAAGCAGAGCTTGAGCAATTGATGGAAGAATGGGCAGAGCTTGCTGAATAA
- the tsaE gene encoding tRNA (adenosine(37)-N6)-threonylcarbamoyltransferase complex ATPase subunit type 1 TsaE, giving the protein MNQFEMNTTNSEETTQFATRLAEFLQPGDVIALEGDLGAGKTTFTKGLAKGLEIKKTVNSPTFTIIKEYKGRLPLYHMDVYRVADAFEDLGFDEYFEGDGVTVVEWAHLIEEQLPSELLTIYLYHEGQEQRKIVLVPKGNRYEQLCKEIFR; this is encoded by the coding sequence ATGAATCAATTTGAAATGAATACTACGAATTCTGAGGAAACGACTCAATTCGCAACAAGATTGGCTGAGTTTTTACAACCAGGTGATGTCATTGCCCTTGAGGGGGATTTAGGCGCAGGGAAAACAACCTTTACAAAAGGCTTAGCTAAGGGTTTGGAGATAAAGAAAACTGTTAATAGCCCAACATTTACAATCATCAAGGAGTATAAAGGCAGGCTGCCATTATATCATATGGATGTTTATCGGGTTGCTGATGCCTTTGAAGACCTGGGCTTTGATGAATACTTTGAAGGTGATGGAGTTACAGTAGTGGAATGGGCTCATTTAATTGAAGAGCAGCTCCCATCTGAACTATTAACGATTTATTTATATCATGAAGGTCAAGAACAACGGAAGATCGTTCTAGTACCAAAAGGAAATAGATATGAGCAATTATGTAAGGAGATTTTTAGATGA
- the moaC gene encoding cyclic pyranopterin monophosphate synthase MoaC — protein sequence MAEFTHFNEEGRAKMVDVSEKPETARTALAHSSITVSKEIFEKITNNEMKKGDVLAVAQVAAVMAAKKTWDLIPMCHPIPLTGVNISFSWEKGQQEDYQLHIAAAVKTKGNTGVEMEALTAASVCALTVYDMCKAVDKGMVIGPTYLVEKTGGKNGDFKRTEQVK from the coding sequence ATGGCAGAATTTACACATTTTAATGAAGAAGGCAGAGCAAAGATGGTCGATGTCAGCGAAAAACCCGAAACGGCACGGACAGCGCTTGCTCATTCCAGCATAACAGTCAGCAAAGAAATCTTTGAAAAAATAACCAATAATGAAATGAAAAAAGGCGATGTGTTAGCTGTGGCTCAGGTAGCAGCAGTCATGGCAGCTAAAAAGACATGGGATCTTATTCCGATGTGTCACCCGATTCCATTAACAGGGGTTAATATCTCTTTTTCATGGGAAAAGGGCCAACAGGAAGATTATCAATTACATATTGCTGCAGCGGTAAAGACGAAAGGGAATACGGGTGTGGAAATGGAAGCGTTAACAGCCGCTTCAGTCTGCGCTTTAACTGTCTATGATATGTGTAAAGCTGTGGATAAAGGCATGGTCATTGGACCGACCTATTTAGTTGAGAAAACAGGCGGAAAAAATGGTGACTTTAAGCGAACTGAACAGGTTAAATGA
- the tsaB gene encoding tRNA (adenosine(37)-N6)-threonylcarbamoyltransferase complex dimerization subunit type 1 TsaB: MTILAIDTSNNPLGVALIDDNQVLGEYSTNLKKNHSVRIMPAIQTLMKDCEKEPADLTKIIVAKGPGSYTGVRIGVTIAKTLAWTLNIPLVGISSLEILAAGTGRYFNGYVSPLFDARRGQVYTALYHYQDGKLTAVEQDQLVMLADWAAKLTEMSKPILFVGNDLPIHSAKIKELLGSQAIFASVTEHNPRPGELALLGKDKPGEDVHSFVPNYIRLAEAEAKWLEAKGKILNG; this comes from the coding sequence ATGACCATACTAGCGATCGATACTTCTAACAATCCATTAGGGGTAGCGCTTATAGATGATAATCAAGTACTAGGTGAATATAGTACTAATTTAAAAAAGAACCACTCCGTTCGAATTATGCCGGCTATACAGACATTAATGAAGGATTGTGAAAAGGAGCCTGCCGATTTAACGAAAATTATCGTTGCGAAGGGCCCAGGGTCATATACCGGTGTAAGAATTGGTGTTACGATTGCTAAAACATTAGCATGGACCCTTAATATACCTCTTGTTGGTATTTCTAGTCTAGAAATTTTGGCAGCGGGAACAGGAAGGTACTTTAACGGTTATGTGTCACCGTTATTCGACGCAAGAAGGGGACAAGTCTATACAGCCCTCTATCACTATCAGGACGGAAAGCTGACAGCTGTGGAACAGGATCAGTTGGTTATGTTAGCCGATTGGGCAGCAAAATTAACAGAAATGAGCAAGCCGATTTTGTTTGTCGGAAACGACTTGCCAATTCATAGTGCTAAAATTAAAGAATTATTAGGTTCACAAGCCATTTTTGCAAGCGTAACAGAGCACAATCCTCGTCCGGGTGAGCTTGCTTTACTAGGGAAGGATAAACCGGGAGAAGACGTGCACTCGTTTGTTCCAAATTATATACGTTTGGCTGAAGCGGAAGCGAAGTGGCTGGAAGCAAAAGGGAAAATCTTAAATGGATAG
- a CDS encoding cytoplasmic protein gives MKKGQNLTINGSGNYPGGSYDKVSIRGDGTINSNIECSMFHIYGTGEALENVKTGSVKVLGESEIKGNLESSDMLVMGTMAIDGKAALEKIKILGTLEVGERLNGEVATIKGSISVGGDVEYEKFDLSGGFEIKGLLNADTITIGLRFGESTAEEIGGEKITIKRKTSLLPFVKEEGSLVVKVIEGDEIFLENTKADIVRGNLVKIGSGCQIGRVEYSNDFIQDKNSTVKMSEKI, from the coding sequence ATGAAAAAGGGTCAAAATCTGACGATAAATGGTTCGGGCAACTACCCTGGCGGCAGTTATGATAAAGTAAGCATACGAGGGGATGGGACGATTAATAGTAATATAGAGTGCTCAATGTTTCATATATATGGAACGGGTGAGGCGTTGGAGAATGTGAAAACAGGATCTGTAAAAGTGCTCGGTGAGTCAGAGATAAAGGGGAATCTGGAGTCTAGTGACATGCTGGTGATGGGAACAATGGCAATCGATGGTAAAGCTGCTTTGGAAAAAATAAAGATTCTTGGCACGCTTGAGGTGGGAGAGCGGCTTAATGGCGAAGTGGCAACTATTAAGGGCAGTATTTCCGTGGGCGGCGACGTAGAATATGAGAAATTTGACTTAAGCGGCGGATTTGAAATTAAAGGTCTCCTGAATGCTGACACGATCACTATTGGATTGCGTTTTGGTGAAAGCACGGCAGAGGAAATTGGGGGAGAGAAAATCACGATTAAAAGAAAAACGTCGCTGCTTCCGTTTGTAAAGGAAGAGGGTTCACTTGTTGTGAAGGTGATTGAAGGAGATGAAATATTCCTTGAAAATACGAAGGCGGATATCGTCAGGGGAAACCTTGTCAAAATCGGTTCAGGCTGTCAAATTGGCCGGGTAGAATATTCGAATGATTTTATCCAGGATAAAAATTCAACAGTAAAAATGTCGGAAAAGATATAG
- a CDS encoding type II CAAX endopeptidase family protein produces the protein MKKEYWIVIIVYIAMQLSSLVGLPILLFSFKSFGISQSLAVPVWLIASFSIALLIILFILRKEMNTQSFEKRGGSSVGESVIWAIIGVFLAYFAQIFAAMIETLLGVEMGSENTQNILHIIEIMPAAVIVTSIIGPILEEIVFRKIIFGAMYKRFNFFISALISSVIFAAAHMEFQHILLYSAMGFTFAFLYVKTKHILVPIFAHVTMNTLVVLVQTVYKDDIERLRREAEAIQNFIGGFL, from the coding sequence TTGAAAAAGGAATATTGGATCGTCATCATTGTGTACATCGCTATGCAGCTCTCCAGTCTTGTCGGGCTTCCTATATTGTTATTCAGCTTTAAATCTTTCGGAATCAGCCAAAGTCTTGCTGTTCCTGTTTGGCTGATTGCCAGTTTTTCGATTGCCTTACTCATCATTCTTTTTATTTTACGAAAAGAAATGAACACCCAAAGCTTTGAAAAAAGAGGCGGTTCCTCTGTCGGTGAATCGGTAATATGGGCCATTATAGGTGTGTTTTTAGCTTACTTTGCGCAAATTTTCGCCGCAATGATCGAAACACTCTTAGGCGTTGAAATGGGTTCTGAGAATACGCAAAATATTCTTCACATCATCGAAATAATGCCAGCGGCAGTTATTGTTACCAGCATCATTGGGCCGATTTTAGAAGAAATTGTGTTTCGAAAAATTATTTTTGGCGCCATGTACAAGCGCTTTAACTTCTTTATCTCAGCGCTGATCAGCTCGGTCATCTTTGCAGCGGCACATATGGAGTTTCAGCACATTTTACTGTATTCGGCCATGGGCTTTACATTCGCTTTTCTCTATGTCAAAACCAAACATATTCTTGTACCGATTTTTGCCCATGTCACTATGAATACCTTGGTTGTCTTAGTTCAGACTGTTTATAAAGATGATATTGAAAGATTAAGACGTGAGGCTGAGGCAATTCAAAACTTTATCGGAGGATTTCTATGA
- the tsaD gene encoding tRNA (adenosine(37)-N6)-threonylcarbamoyltransferase complex transferase subunit TsaD, whose translation MKKDILVLGIETSCDETAVAIIKNGREITANVVASQIESHKRFGGVVPEIASRHHVEQITLVIEEALNQANLTFAEIDAIAVTEGPGLVGALLIGVNAAKALAFAHNKPLVPVHHIAGHIYANRLVTELKFPLLALVVSGGHTELVYMKEHGHFEVIGETRDDAAGEAYDKVARTLNMPYPGGPHIDRLAQEGSPTIDLPRAWLEEGSYDFSFSGLKSAVINTVHNAEQRGESIAPEDLAASFQESVIEVLVKKTEKAVAEYGVEQVLVAGGVAANKGLRKALEKTFSANSKVELVIPPLSLCTDNAAMIAAAGSVMFEKGIRADLSLNAIPGLDIEIYNE comes from the coding sequence ATGAAAAAAGATATATTGGTATTAGGAATTGAAACGAGCTGTGATGAAACGGCAGTCGCCATTATTAAAAATGGCCGCGAAATTACCGCGAATGTAGTGGCTTCACAAATTGAAAGTCATAAGCGCTTTGGCGGGGTTGTACCTGAAATTGCTTCGCGTCATCATGTCGAACAAATAACGCTTGTGATTGAAGAGGCATTGAATCAGGCAAATCTAACCTTTGCAGAGATCGATGCAATAGCAGTTACAGAAGGTCCAGGGTTAGTGGGGGCACTTTTAATAGGGGTAAATGCCGCGAAAGCACTTGCCTTTGCCCATAACAAACCACTTGTACCAGTTCACCATATCGCGGGTCATATTTATGCGAACAGACTGGTAACCGAATTAAAATTCCCTCTATTAGCATTAGTCGTTTCAGGCGGGCATACAGAGCTTGTTTATATGAAAGAGCATGGACACTTTGAAGTGATTGGAGAAACAAGAGATGACGCGGCAGGTGAAGCTTACGATAAAGTAGCTAGAACTTTAAATATGCCGTATCCCGGCGGACCACATATTGACCGTTTGGCACAGGAAGGAAGCCCGACGATTGATTTGCCTAGGGCTTGGCTTGAGGAAGGATCCTATGATTTTAGCTTTAGCGGGTTAAAATCAGCTGTAATCAATACGGTTCATAACGCAGAGCAGCGTGGCGAGTCAATTGCCCCGGAAGATCTGGCAGCCAGCTTTCAAGAAAGTGTGATTGAAGTTTTGGTGAAAAAGACGGAGAAAGCTGTAGCAGAGTATGGCGTAGAACAAGTATTAGTTGCTGGCGGTGTAGCTGCGAATAAGGGACTTAGAAAGGCTCTTGAAAAGACTTTTTCGGCAAATTCTAAGGTTGAATTAGTGATTCCTCCACTATCGTTATGTACCGATAATGCTGCGATGATTGCTGCGGCTGGAAGTGTCATGTTTGAAAAAGGAATCAGGGCTGACTTATCACTAAATGCGATACCAGGTCTCGATATTGAAATATATAATGAGTAA
- a CDS encoding YhbD family protein, producing MSEELISKKDLLDVAGISYGQLYRWKRKDLIPEEWFIRKSTFTGQETFFPKEKILERIDKIQTMKENLSLDELADMFSPNITELHLTNDELVKRNIVSNAVMDLYLKTEMGGQHFEFSRILEVFVLEKLLQSGEINLDEGKMLLQVLKDNRGLIKQKNGELVLTRKLGVSSCFLLINAEDVKFEQGTKIVVQLSLVKCMEEIKANLL from the coding sequence ATGAGCGAGGAGTTAATTTCTAAAAAGGATTTATTGGATGTAGCCGGAATATCGTACGGACAGCTATATCGCTGGAAGCGAAAGGATCTTATTCCTGAGGAATGGTTTATTCGAAAATCAACGTTTACGGGTCAGGAGACATTTTTCCCTAAAGAAAAGATCTTAGAAAGAATCGATAAAATTCAAACAATGAAAGAGAATCTTTCCTTGGATGAACTGGCGGATATGTTTTCGCCTAATATAACAGAGTTACATTTGACTAACGATGAATTAGTAAAACGTAACATTGTTTCAAATGCAGTAATGGACTTATACCTGAAGACTGAAATGGGCGGTCAGCATTTTGAATTTTCGAGAATACTTGAAGTCTTTGTATTAGAAAAGCTCCTTCAGTCAGGAGAAATTAATCTGGATGAAGGGAAAATGCTGCTTCAGGTCTTAAAGGATAACAGGGGATTAATCAAACAAAAAAATGGGGAATTAGTGCTGACGAGAAAACTTGGGGTTTCATCGTGTTTTTTACTAATAAATGCGGAAGATGTTAAGTTTGAGCAAGGAACAAAAATTGTTGTTCAGCTTTCGCTTGTGAAATGTATGGAAGAGATTAAAGCGAACTTACTATAA
- a CDS encoding YdiK family protein, translated as MRRSPLLSGLIYFLLGGVFTFFAIDDVQKNGWGFFSYLLVLLATFDFGSGLKMIAFHFKYKNQIKK; from the coding sequence ATGAGACGTTCACCTTTGCTTTCCGGTTTGATATATTTCCTGCTTGGCGGGGTATTTACTTTCTTTGCCATTGATGATGTTCAAAAAAACGGCTGGGGCTTTTTCAGCTATCTCCTCGTCTTATTAGCGACTTTTGACTTTGGCTCAGGCCTAAAAATGATCGCCTTTCATTTTAAATATAAGAACCAAATCAAAAAATAA
- a CDS encoding MDR family MFS transporter, translated as MVAKESKLGLVVAGLLLSILMASMDNTIVVTAMGTIVGDLGGLENFVWVVSAYMVAEMAGMPIFGKLSDMYGRKRFFIFGLIVFMAGSALCGTAETITQLSIYRAIQGIGGGALVPIAFTIMFDLFPPEKRGKMGGLFGAVFGLSSIFGPLLGAYITDHISWHWVFYINLPLGILSLIFIVASYKESPVHQKQSIDWWGAVTLIGAVVCLMFALELGGQKYAWDSSVILSLFTGFAALFLLFLFVETKAKDPIISFSMFKNRLFAGSTLVGLFYGAAFMAATVYIPIFVQGVYGGSATNSGLILLPMMFGSVITAQVGGFLTTKMSYRNIMYVSGVILIGGFLLLSTITPDTSRALLTIYMVVVGLGVGFSFSVLSMAAIHPFGMEQRGSATSTSNFIRSLGMTIGITIFGMIQRTDFKEGLEKAFSGMGPMPKGDSREFLSEQARAQIPAPILEKITDALSSSIVHTFTWALVPAGIAFLLIFILGKERMVINKGETFKQ; from the coding sequence ATGGTAGCGAAAGAAAGTAAATTAGGGTTGGTTGTTGCAGGGTTATTACTGAGTATTTTGATGGCTTCGATGGATAACACGATTGTTGTGACGGCAATGGGGACGATTGTCGGTGATCTTGGCGGGCTAGAGAACTTTGTATGGGTGGTTTCAGCCTATATGGTGGCGGAAATGGCGGGTATGCCAATTTTCGGTAAGTTATCCGATATGTATGGGAGAAAGAGGTTCTTTATTTTTGGATTAATAGTATTTATGGCAGGCTCTGCCTTGTGCGGTACCGCGGAAACTATCACCCAATTGAGCATCTACCGTGCGATTCAGGGGATAGGCGGTGGTGCGCTTGTGCCGATTGCATTTACCATTATGTTTGACTTATTTCCTCCAGAAAAACGCGGGAAAATGGGCGGTTTATTCGGCGCAGTTTTTGGCTTGTCGAGTATCTTTGGGCCGTTACTAGGGGCTTATATTACCGATCATATCAGCTGGCATTGGGTATTTTATATTAACTTACCGCTTGGGATTTTATCGTTGATTTTTATTGTCGCTTCTTACAAAGAATCACCAGTACACCAGAAGCAATCGATTGATTGGTGGGGAGCTGTGACCTTAATTGGAGCGGTTGTTTGTTTAATGTTTGCCCTTGAGCTTGGCGGACAGAAATATGCTTGGGACTCTAGTGTTATTTTAAGCTTATTCACCGGATTTGCAGCACTATTTCTACTCTTTTTATTCGTTGAGACAAAGGCGAAGGATCCAATCATTTCTTTTTCAATGTTTAAAAACCGACTGTTTGCTGGTAGTACGCTTGTTGGCTTGTTTTACGGGGCAGCGTTTATGGCAGCGACCGTGTATATCCCGATCTTTGTGCAAGGAGTTTATGGCGGTAGTGCTACCAATTCAGGGCTGATTTTATTGCCAATGATGTTTGGATCGGTAATTACAGCCCAGGTCGGCGGATTTTTGACAACCAAGATGAGCTATCGGAACATCATGTATGTATCGGGAGTTATTTTGATTGGCGGATTTTTGTTGTTAAGCACGATCACTCCGGATACTAGCAGGGCGTTGCTGACAATCTATATGGTTGTGGTTGGTTTAGGTGTTGGATTCTCATTTTCTGTCTTAAGTATGGCCGCGATTCATCCATTTGGCATGGAGCAAAGGGGCTCCGCTACCTCGACAAGCAACTTTATCCGCTCGTTGGGGATGACCATAGGGATTACGATTTTTGGAATGATCCAAAGGACTGATTTTAAAGAGGGGCTAGAAAAAGCCTTCTCGGGAATGGGACCAATGCCAAAGGGAGATTCACGTGAGTTTTTATCAGAGCAAGCAAGAGCTCAGATTCCTGCACCAATCCTAGAAAAAATCACAGACGCCCTTTCAAGCTCAATCGTCCACACCTTTACATGGGCACTAGTTCCAGCGGGCATAGCCTTCCTATTAATCTTTATCCTAGGAAAAGAACGGATGGTAATTAATAAAGGAGAAACTTTCAAACAATAA
- a CDS encoding polymer-forming cytoskeletal protein → MDTKKRGDLNINGFGSANGGQFHQVTINGKGTVNSDIECVVFDCNGSGTVNGNVMTNKAKVNGNGKINGNLECNMLTVDGTAKIENNLNVENLKVAGKASIGGRVKAEEISIKGRLTVEGDCEADTFKAESQFMIGGLLTADHVDIKLFGECKAKEIGGQTILIKHKPALMGLFKHFIQTQLETELIEGDKIELENTKAAVVRGNHITIGANCEIGLVEYTDELSVDKKAAVKDSRKV, encoded by the coding sequence ATGGATACGAAAAAAAGGGGAGACCTGAATATTAATGGCTTTGGGTCAGCCAATGGCGGGCAATTTCACCAGGTAACTATCAATGGTAAAGGAACAGTTAATAGCGATATCGAGTGTGTTGTATTTGATTGTAATGGTTCAGGTACGGTCAATGGAAATGTCATGACGAATAAAGCAAAGGTTAACGGGAACGGAAAAATTAATGGGAATCTCGAATGTAATATGTTAACAGTGGATGGAACGGCGAAAATTGAAAATAACTTAAACGTAGAAAATTTAAAGGTGGCAGGAAAAGCCTCGATCGGTGGAAGGGTAAAAGCAGAGGAAATTAGTATTAAGGGGAGGCTTACAGTAGAAGGGGACTGTGAAGCCGATACATTTAAAGCAGAATCACAATTTATGATTGGCGGACTTTTAACTGCAGATCATGTGGATATTAAACTTTTTGGAGAATGTAAAGCTAAGGAAATAGGCGGACAAACGATCCTCATAAAACACAAACCAGCATTAATGGGATTATTTAAACATTTTATTCAAACACAGCTGGAAACGGAATTAATAGAAGGGGACAAAATTGAATTGGAAAATACAAAGGCAGCAGTTGTGCGAGGGAACCATATTACGATTGGGGCTAATTGTGAGATTGGACTGGTTGAATATACAGACGAACTTTCGGTAGATAAAAAAGCAGCTGTGAAAGATTCCAGAAAGGTTTAA